atacatacacacacatattcatatatatatatatatatatatacatatatatatatatatatatataatatgtatatatatatatatatgtatgtatgtatacatgtatgtatgtatgtatacaatatgtatgtaagtatgtatgtatgtatatatatatgtgtatgtgtacatgtatacatatacatacatacacatacatacatatatatacacatacatacacatgcatacatacatacatatgcatacatacatacataaatatacatacatacacatacatatacatatatatatatacatacatacataaacatacatacatacatacacagacatatacatacatatgcatacatacatacacatacatacacacacatacatacctatatacacatacatacacatacatacatacatacatacatatatatatacatatatatatatatatatatatatatatatacatacatacatacatacatatacatatatacatatatatacatatatatatatatataaatatatataatatatatatatatatataaatatatataatgtatgtatgtatatttatgtatgtatgtatgtgcatgtatgtatgtatgtgtatgtacgtgtatatatatatgtatgcatgtatgtgcatgtatgtgtatgtgtgtatgtatgtatatatgtatgtatgtatgtatgtgtatgtatatatgtatatatgtatatgtgtatgtgcatgtgtatgcgtatgggtatatgtatgtatgtgtgtgtatatatatgtgtatatatgtatgtatgtatatgtgtatgtgcatgtgtatgcgtatgggtatgtatgtatgtatgtgtgtgtatgtatatgtgtatgtatgcatgtatgtatgtatgtgtgtatgaatgtgtatatgtatgtgtatatatatatatatatatatatatatatatatatatatatatatatatatatatatatatatatatacatatacatatacatatacatacatatacatacacatacatatatatatatacatatatatacatacatatacatacataaacatacatacatatatacacatatacatacatacacagacatatacatacatatatacatatgtatatatgtgtatgtgtgtgtgtgtatgtatgtatgtatatgtatgtatgtatgtatgtatgtatttgtgtatatatatatatatatatatatatatatatatatatatgcatatatatatatgtatatgtatgtatgtatgtatgtatgtaaatgtatatgtatgtatgtatatatgtgtatgtatgtatatatataatgcatttatgtatgtatgtgtgtatgtatgtgtgcatatatatatatatatatatatatatatatatatatatatatatacacacacacacacatttacatacatacacacatatatacacatacaaatatacatacatacacacaaatacatacatatatacatgcatacatacacatacatgcatacatacatatatatatatatatatatatatatatatatacatacatatacatatacatacatacacacacatgcatacatacacatacatacatacataaatatacatacatacatacatacaaatatacatacatacatacatatacatacatatatacatgcatacatacacatacatgcatacatatatatatatatatatatatatatatatatatatatatatatatatatatatatatatatatatatttatatatttatatatatatataaaatgtatttatatatataatgtatttatgtatgtatgtatgtatatatatatgtgtgtgtgtgtgtgtgtgtatatatatatatatatatatatatacacacacacacatatacatatatacacatacataaatatacatacatacacacatatgcatacatacatatacaaacatacaaacacatacatacacacacatacatacatatatatatatatatatatatatatatatatatatatatatatatatatatatatatgtatgtatatatatgtatgcctatatatatatatatatatatgtatgtatatatatatatatatatatatatacatacatatgtatgcatgtatatgtatatttatgtatgtatatatatatgtatgtatgtatgtgtaaatgtgtgtgtgtgtgtgtgtgtgtgtatctgtatgtatgtatgcatgtatgtgtatgtatgtatgtgtaggtgtgtgtgtatgtatgcatgtatatttatgtatgtatgtgtatgtatgtatgaatgtatatgtatgtgtgtgtgtatatatatatatatatatatatatatatatatatatatatatatatatacatatatatatatatatatatatatatacatacatatacatacatacatacatacatataaacatacatacatatacgtacacacacacctacacatattagattagattaatgtgtgtatatgtatgtgtgcatgtatgtatgtatatttatgtgcatgtatgtatatgtatatgtacaggtatgtgtatatatatatatatatatatatatatatatatatatatatatatatatttatttatttatgtatgtatgtgtatacatatatgtatgcataaatatgtatgtatatgtatgcttatgtatatgtatgtatatatatatatgtatatgtatgtatgtaactGATGGTCCCAACCCCATTCATAAGGCAAGAAATCCCACTTATTAAACCTGACAGGGCACACCTGTGAATTGAAAACCATTTCAGGTGACTACCTcttgaagctcatcaagagaatgccaagagtgtgcaaagcagtaatcaaagcaaaaggtggctactttgaagaagctagaatatgacatattttcagttgtttcacacttttttgttatgtatacatttccacatgtgttaattcatagttttgataccttcagtgtgaatctacaattttcatagtcatgaaaataaagaaaactccttgaatgagaaggtgtgtccaaacctttatgtgtgtgtccaaacatatatatatatatacttaaatgtatgtatgaatgtgtaTGTATGAGTGTAGATACTGTACAGATCATTGCATCatcaatgaaaatataaattataaataaaagtgttcattCAAATAAACTCTTGGCGTCTTAGTCGAAAGAAGCAGATCACAAACAAGTCattcaatttgtttttattcagtgctgtaaaaataaatatttcagacatTTGAAGtaattctctctcacacacacacacacacaatcacaacaaATCACTACttaattctaattaaatcatcatatgtagtttttaatgtataatattcaATGGGCCACCCACACTTCACTGTCATGGAAACCAACAGAATGACTGCCAACAgagatatgaaaataatatataatacagacCGAATAAAATCATTGCTGGAATCTTTGGAATGTCAAAAAGATCATAAACTTTAAACACAgagtttaaattagtttaaaaagtaacgctttacaataagaGTCTATTTGCTAATATTAGTTAACGTCTTTAGTTAAtatgaactgaaaatgaatatttttaaaataagtttggaaaaaaagaaattaagatcaaatgttttatgtttgttcaggttatgtatatgtatatagatatatatgtgtgtgtgtgtgtgtgtgtgtgtgtatgtatgtgagtatgtgtgtgtgtatatgtgtatgtatatatacatatatatctgtgtatgtgtgtgtacaaattATAAGTTAACGCATTTGCTGAAGTTAACAAACAAgatcttattgtaaagtgttactaaacaCAACACAGGAATTCTGGGTAATATCTGAGGTAGAAACAACTAGTTaatttttcctttcctttcctttattCTGCTCCAGAAATCTCTCAACACATAATAAAGCCTTCATgtgataaaaatgagaaatactaataaaacaCACTCTAAAAATGTGATGCGTTTGTGGATTTTCCACAGAGGCTCATCTTCAGGATTCAGACTCTGTTCGGCTCGTCATCAAACATCATTTCTTTTCCAAACAGATCAAACATCTGGAAAAACTACGAAatccaagcaaaaaaaaagaagtgatcAAATACGAAAGAAATGATGCTCTGCATAAATCTGGATTAGAGCAAAACAGAGCTGCTTCTGAATTCTCTGCACTGTGACATCATTTGAGGAATTTTAAGCCACTTTTTtatgacaacaacaaaaaaagaaagaaaaccaagAATAAATCTCTTGGtatcctgtatgtgtgtgtatttatatatacagaataaatatacacagtacgccCTCATATGTAAACGAAAAAAATAATTGGTTTCATTTGACAGGAGTTCAGCTCTGATGAAAGTTTATCTAAAATGAGTGTTTTTAGCTCTATCTGAAAAGAGAACAGAAACATACAGGCCTGATTAAAACACTCATTTTAGATTAAagctgtgtgtgcgtgtgtaaatatattacatacatcataaaaaacagaaatacagaacTAGAAATGATGAAAATAGCCCTCCTTCCGTTTCTgtcctgacctttgacctcagtATTCCCAGCAGCGCAGCGAGGTCTGCAGCGAGCGCATGTCCTTCAGCAGACGCAGACTGTCTCGACTGCGCTCTCCCGGCCGGTCTTTCAGCTTCACCGAGACCTtcagctgtcctccgtcactcTGCTGACCGCACCGCCGCCTCAGCTTCTCCATCtgacacacgcacgcacgcgcgcacacacaaacacacgcgcgcacacacacaacacacacacacacgcgcacgcacacacacacacacgcgcacgcacacacacacgcgcgcacgcacacacacacacgcgcacgcacgcacacacacacacacaccatcagatTAGGCTGCGTCTCacactgttttctctgtgaatgtgtgttaaagtgtaatttatttctgattatcatcagtGATGAAAACAGTCGTATTCGtcaaagacaaattaaattggttaaaagtgacagtaaagacacatACAATGTTACTAAAGATTTacgtttcaaataaatactgttcttttgaactttctactGATccgtgaatcctgaaaaatttTACTGAAGATCacgagacactgaagactggagtaatgatgatgaaacgcacagaaataaatgacactttaacacacattcacagagaaaacagctgatttaGATTGTAATAACACTTTTGTAATGATTTTACTTTGATTAAGTCCTGTACTTCACAGTGTACCTGTATCTTGAGTTACCTGAGCTTGATGTCTCCGGACTTTAGCGATCTGTTCTCCTTTATTCTCCATCCTCTTCACCAGCGTCTCCATCTCACGCTCCAAATCCTGCCGCAAGCGATCCGAAACACACGACTGGATCTGTTTGGCCAACTCCTGCTGCTcgctgagacacacacacacacacacacacacacacacacacacacacacacacacacacacacacacacacacacacagaatcagcattcagaaacaaaacctgtctgttaaaggaacagttcacctaaaactaaacatgttataaaaaaattataatagttcgtcattaatattaaaataaaataatggttaaCCTAAAATATTGACTTGgcaactaatttaaaataaatgttgattaaaatctaaaaaaaaaaaaaaaaaaaaaaaaattatatatatatatatatatatatatatatatatatatatatatatatataatttttatttatatatgtatatatatatatatgtgtgtgtgtgtgtgtatatatatatatatgtatatacacatatatatacacatatatatatatatatatacacacatatatatatacacacacatataatatatatatattttatgtgtgtgtatatatatatatatatatatatatatatatatatatatatatatatatatatatatatatatatatatatatatatatatatatatatatatatatttattatatttatatatttttttttttttttttttttttttagtgtctgTGTCTAATAGCAATAGTAACACTAGCAGAATGTAAACTGAAGAATCATCCTCACAAGCTCATGTGTCCAAACTCGTCCTGCAGCGTCAGCAGCAGCTCTGACAGCTCCTCcccacaggaagaggaagaggaggagctaCTGCTGGCCTCACGGGCGCTGTGATTGGTGGAGGGGGCGTGTCCCAGCACTCGCTCGTTACACAGCTGAGGATGATGCTGCTTCATAAGATGAAGGACGTGCTGGACGTTTGCTCGCACAGAGTGACTCGAGGCTGTCGACTGAACACACAAAAACCTGTTAACATCCACAATACTGCTCCATTTTAAATATGCTCTAATTTGGCATTCGGTTGATTCTCAACGACACTGAAATATCAGTCAGTTTTGTTCCATTACAAGATATAAATATCGGTTGGTTTTGCTCTATTACAAGACAAATATCGGTTGGTTTTActtataagaaataaatatccATCAATTTTGCTatattacaagatttaaatatcagttttgctGTATTATAAGATGAATATTGATTGGTTTTGCTCTATTATAAGACATAAATATCAGACAATTGTgctttattacaaaatgtaaaaatatcggTTGATTTTACTatcataagaaataaatatctgTCAATTTTGCTCTATTACAAGACTTAAATATCAGTCAGTTTTGCTTTATTAGAAGACAAATATCAGTCAATTGTGCtctattacaaaatgtaaaaatatcggTTGGTTTTACtattgtaagaaataaatatccGTCAATTTTGCTatattacaagatttaaatatcagttttgctGTATTATAAGATGAATATTGATTGGTTTTGCTCTATTATAAGACATAAATATCAGACAATTGTGCtctattacaaaatgtaaaaatatcggTTGGTTTTACTCTattaaaagatataaatattGGTCAGTTTTGCTCCAttgcaaaatttaaatatcagttGGTTTTGCTCTATTACAAGACAAATATCGGTTTGTTTTACTctattataagaaataaatatcgGTCAGTTTTGTTCTGTTACAAAATTGAAACATTGGTCAGCTTTGGTCTATCACCAGATTTAAATATCAGTTAGTTTTGCTTTATTACAAGACAAATATCGGTTGGTTTTACtattgtaagaaataaatatccGTCAATTTTGCTATATTAcaagttttgctgtattatAAGATGAATATTGATTGGTTTTGCTCTATTATAAGATATAAATATCTGTCAATTTTGCTCCATTaccaaaatttaaatataggtAAATTTTGGctgtattacaatatttaaatatttaaataacaactatttttgatgtaaaaatcCACGACTAATGTGAGAATAAAACCCAATGTTATAGTGTAAAACACTCTTTACCGTCCCGGTCACAAACGGCACGTCTCCCAGACTGAGTCTGTAATGCGGCTGAGGCTGAGAGGGATGTTTCTGGGATGaaacacatttcagtttttcaagCAGACGACGATCAAgtcaaatatatttgcatacagCAATCATCACAGTGCACGTTCAAGGCAGCGCTACACATTTAAATCTGAGCTGGTTTAGTtccattaaaaaatttaaatattggtCAGCAACTATCGGTTGCTTTAAATCTATGTTACGAAATACtgcttggttttgttttataacaGATTTGACGCTGACGTCAGTGTCATCCGGTATCGTTCTCTTACAAAATGtttgatatcagttttgcactattaaaatatttaaatataaatgtaaaaaaaaaagacgacaCTGAAATTGGTCGGTTTTTGTTCCAtcacagaatttaaatatcggTTACTTTTGTTCTGTTATGAGATTTATATATCAAactattttgttcttttatgtGACTGAATTCGCTTTTACTTTCATAAgatttaaaaagcagttttttatTACAAGAAGCTGGTTTCGTTCTATGCAAGGCGGTACAGCTCTCAAAAGCATTAATAATGATACCACGAGCagtttttttaagtgaaaattaGCCAGAAGTGAAAAGAACCGGATGTGAGTTTAACATTAGCAGTCATGatttaattttggttttatgatttaaatgcaattagtaaCATCTCTGACTTCAGGCTGGATCACTTTACTGTGATGCTATCATACCCCCACCTCCTAAGTAGTTTGTAGTGAGTAAAAGCGCTTGTTTACCTTCGCTGCGAGCTTCTTCTGATGGTTTCTGCCGGGTTTACGTGGACGTGGAGACACAGACTGAATGAGCAGACGATTGGCTTCTAGACCCGTCTGCAACTGATCGCAGAACagaaacacagtaaacacacacggGACTGATTCTGAGATTTCCTGAACGCATCATAAATCTCTCTGGAACTGATTCGGAGTTTCGTTTCTGACAGCAGATGGCGCTCTAAGCTAGTTTTGAAGCGCACGCTCAAACGCTCATGAAGAAGTGGTGAAATGCACACCTTTGCTTTTATGACTCCGGATTAATGTAAAGCCTGCCGGTTATGAACACGCTTGTAATTCGCGTCAAACTGTATGACTGATTATTTTATGCTCGCATGGTGCGTGTGAAGGAACTGGGAGCGAGCTACAGGTTTTTAATCCAGCATGCACGCTGCTGCGCTGTTGAACTCTTCTCTCTCTTGAGTAAAGCTGCAGGTGAAGGGTTGCCagttatcacaaaaaaaagcacaacagaGCCCTTAAAAACACAGTATGTTAAACAGATACCagggaaaatattaaaaataactaactaGTATTAGTAAATTATAaagacttaaaatataatttattatgaatattttaatttaaaacattttgatatttttaactgtttcaagtaaaacaataacatgagattttaaaataatttaggaACAATTTATTTAAGCTTCAAGTTGATTTCCAATTAGTTAACCAGTTAAAAAGACAGcattcatttctcttttcttaatttaatttaaattttattttattttatattttttttaattatttttcatcaagGCGTTATAACTCGTTATACgtttcataattatttgttcctcattctttactgtttttagttttgtgcACCCATTTAaactttgtgtatgttttttgttattttattttatatttaggctAAATATTAGTCATGTTTTATAACATGGTATTCTATTATCACTCACCTCCACCATCTGCTGCTAAAAAGCTCAGAATAGATTTGCGAGAGAATTAGAGAATCATCagccttttttctctctctcttgtagATTTAATGTCCGAGAGCCGCACCTGAGCTGCTTTGTCCTGCACCAGCTTCCTCTGATGCTCCTCTTCCTGTAGTTTTCTCTCCAGCTGCCTGATCTTCCTCTCGGCGGAGCTCTGGGTCTCCGTCAGACGATGATACTCCTGCTCCAGGAGATCCAGCTTCTGCAGCTTCAGCTGAACATCGACCTGATCCGCAGAGCCCAGACGCTCCAGAGACACCTGAACAACACACAGcgctttaacacacacacacacacacacctgtaccGGCGGGTTCTGTGTGTGAGACGCACCTGTCTGCGAAGTACAGCGGTTCTGTCCGATTCGGTGTTTCTCACGGTCTTCCTCATGTGCTCCAACTGTTTCTCCAAGCGTGAGCATCGAGCTTCGGCCGCAGACAACTGAGAGAGaagatctacacacacacacacacacacacacacacacacacacacacacacacacacacacacacacacacacacacacacacacacacacacacacacactttactgtacatttacatGGGAATAAACCTCAGAAAATCAGTGCAACCTAAAGTTAAAagcattgaaaataattttcagacaaaaaaaaaaaatgtaaacttaaacTTAATGTTACCTCGGGAACAAAAattacaagagaaaaaaaatagaaaagaaaatacaatatactgtatatatatatatatatatatatatatatatatatatatatatatatatatatatatattaaaatatatttttaataattgtaaaaaatattgtaataaaatagtgataaaaatggcaaaagcatATAACAAATTactaaagcttttaaaataaaagttaattgtatgcattaatataaatattcagtgaaaatttaaattaaaatttaaattttatttatttttaatttaaattaaaaaacagaaatgttgcatttttatatatatatatatatatatatatatatatatataaaaatgaataccctacaaaattactaaatttaaaaactacaattaaatgtaaaagataaaaataaaaaaaattaattatatatatatatatatatatatatatatatatatatatatatatatatatatatatatatatatatatatatatatatttttttttttttttttaattaataaacattatttaatatatgtcaGAAAAgtgagcagaaaaaaatacattactaaaccttaattaaatgaaaaccaaaaaaataaaagttaagtCAAAATAAGCCTATTAGGAACTGAAAACACTATAATAGTAGATAAACAGCGGGAGTACGGTTTAAGGAGTTTAGAGGTCTCTCACcgtggtttgtgtgtgtgtcgtcgTCGTCTCGGTGGACGGAGTGTGTGGATTCTCTGGAGACGTTCTGGAGCTTCTGCTGAGCTTCACATCGCTCCAGCTCTAAAAGACGGATCTTCTCCTGCAGGTTCTTCAGCGCAGACAGAAtagctgaaaacacacagccGTCTAGATGTGATTTATTCAGATCACACCGACCCAAAGCCCAGAACAACAGATCAACAGAGCTATTAACAGAAGGTTAACTGAAAGAATGAATCCAGCAGGTGGAGCTGTTCACCAAATATTCAGAAATCATAAATCTATTTAATCCTAAACCTTATGCTGAGCAGAAATTTGCATCCAAATATGTTTGCATCAAATCTAATAAtattataggtttttttttaaatattccaaattactaatttaaaatttagatttagcaatttagttgttttttaattggttgttttaaatgtaagagttttattcatgtttactTCAGCTATTTTTGCACATCAAGTTAACTTTTTAATATCAAGCATATCAAGTTAGGTTTTTTGcgtaacattttaatgttttaaaaaattatttttatatacttcatattttaaattattagtttaaatatgtttttcgtaattttgtagtattttagtAGTTATTACAGTAcatcaagtttattttaatttaaatcagaaatacatttcttaaatataaatacataataaatataaatacatattcatatacacacacacatatacacatatatatatatatatatatatatatatatatatatatatacatatatat
This genomic stretch from Puntigrus tetrazona isolate hp1 unplaced genomic scaffold, ASM1883169v1 S000000151, whole genome shotgun sequence harbors:
- the cep57 gene encoding centrosomal protein of 57 kDa isoform X1; translation: MESSSKPSAGREKQPLRERLMSDRVSLSSYTEYPAGRPFINTPFTHRAVKAFPESSGAAILSALKNLQEKIRLLELERCEAQQKLQNVSRESTHSVHRDDDDTHTNHDLLSQLSAAEARCSRLEKQLEHMRKTVRNTESDRTAVLRRQVSLERLGSADQVDVQLKLQKLDLLEQEYHRLTETQSSAERKIRQLERKLQEEEHQRKLVQDKAAQLQTGLEANRLLIQSVSPRPRKPGRNHQKKLAAKKHPSQPQPHYRLSLGDVPFVTGTSTASSHSVRANVQHVLHLMKQHHPQLCNERVLGHAPSTNHSAREASSSSSSSSSCGEELSELLLTLQDEFGHMSFEQQELAKQIQSCVSDRLRQDLEREMETLVKRMENKGEQIAKVRRHQAQMEKLRRRCGQQSDGGQLKVSVKLKDRPGERSRDSLRLLKDMRSLQTSLRCWEY
- the cep57 gene encoding centrosomal protein of 57 kDa isoform X2, which codes for MESSSKPSAGREKPLRERLMSDRVSLSSYTEYPAGRPFINTPFTHRAVKAFPESSGAAILSALKNLQEKIRLLELERCEAQQKLQNVSRESTHSVHRDDDDTHTNHDLLSQLSAAEARCSRLEKQLEHMRKTVRNTESDRTAVLRRQVSLERLGSADQVDVQLKLQKLDLLEQEYHRLTETQSSAERKIRQLERKLQEEEHQRKLVQDKAAQLQTGLEANRLLIQSVSPRPRKPGRNHQKKLAAKKHPSQPQPHYRLSLGDVPFVTGTSTASSHSVRANVQHVLHLMKQHHPQLCNERVLGHAPSTNHSAREASSSSSSSSSCGEELSELLLTLQDEFGHMSFEQQELAKQIQSCVSDRLRQDLEREMETLVKRMENKGEQIAKVRRHQAQMEKLRRRCGQQSDGGQLKVSVKLKDRPGERSRDSLRLLKDMRSLQTSLRCWEY
- the cep57 gene encoding centrosomal protein of 57 kDa isoform X3 → MSDRVSLSSYTEYPAGRPFINTPFTHRAVKAFPESSGAAILSALKNLQEKIRLLELERCEAQQKLQNVSRESTHSVHRDDDDTHTNHDLLSQLSAAEARCSRLEKQLEHMRKTVRNTESDRTAVLRRQVSLERLGSADQVDVQLKLQKLDLLEQEYHRLTETQSSAERKIRQLERKLQEEEHQRKLVQDKAAQLQTGLEANRLLIQSVSPRPRKPGRNHQKKLAAKKHPSQPQPHYRLSLGDVPFVTGTSTASSHSVRANVQHVLHLMKQHHPQLCNERVLGHAPSTNHSAREASSSSSSSSSCGEELSELLLTLQDEFGHMSFEQQELAKQIQSCVSDRLRQDLEREMETLVKRMENKGEQIAKVRRHQAQMEKLRRRCGQQSDGGQLKVSVKLKDRPGERSRDSLRLLKDMRSLQTSLRCWEY
- the cep57 gene encoding centrosomal protein of 57 kDa isoform X4, yielding MESSSKPSAGREKQPLRERLMSDRVSLSSYTEYPAGRPFINTPFTHRAVKAFPESSGAAILSALKNLQEKIRLLELERCEAQQKLQNVSRESTHSVHRDDDDTHTNHDLLSQLSAAEARCSRLEKQLEHMRKTVRNTESDRTAVLRRQVSLERLGSADQVDVQLKLQKLDLLEQEYHRLTETQSSAERKIRQLERKLQEEEHQRKLVQDKAAQLQTGLEANRLLIQSVSPRPRKPGRNHQKKLAAKSTASSHSVRANVQHVLHLMKQHHPQLCNERVLGHAPSTNHSAREASSSSSSSSSCGEELSELLLTLQDEFGHMSFEQQELAKQIQSCVSDRLRQDLEREMETLVKRMENKGEQIAKVRRHQAQMEKLRRRCGQQSDGGQLKVSVKLKDRPGERSRDSLRLLKDMRSLQTSLRCWEY